The following proteins come from a genomic window of Ilumatobacter coccineus YM16-304:
- a CDS encoding AMP-binding protein, which produces MEMHFATVWESIADAIPDEIAIVHADTARTWSEYDDRAARVAQALTEAGLGPDSKVALYMYNCNEYMEAHYAAFKMRGVAVNVNYRYLDEELWYLLDNSDAEAIVFHSSLADRVAKVVGRLPKLKLLVVVDDGPGADVPGAQAYEDVVAGHEPMERIERSEDDIYMLYTGGTTGMPKGVMYAIGGLCEGFIMQGFPMVGLEPPADASGVGELVKGAAEAGSRMVSIPCAPLMHGTGCWLGWFIPMSAGGKIVTTTSRSLDPHEVLQTIEDHKVTALTIVGDSFAKPLVRAIDEGKPGGGTYDLSTAGLFMSSGVMWTTEVKQQMLDRIEHAVLVDAMGSSEGSMGTQIMMKGMPTETAKFQQMPTTKVFTDDDKEVEPGSDQVGMVAAGGNVPLGYYKDEEKSARTFRVIDGVRYSFPGDLAQVAADGTLILLGRGSQVINTGGEKVFPEEVEESVKRVEGILDCLVVGIDDEKFGQAVTAVASRVDGSDVDEATVITSVKNDLAGYKAPKSVVFVESVPRAPNGKANYKAAKALADASR; this is translated from the coding sequence ATGGAAATGCATTTCGCCACCGTGTGGGAATCGATCGCCGACGCGATCCCTGACGAGATCGCCATCGTTCACGCCGACACCGCCCGAACCTGGTCGGAGTACGACGACCGTGCCGCCCGGGTCGCGCAGGCGCTCACCGAAGCCGGGCTCGGCCCCGATTCCAAGGTCGCGCTGTACATGTACAACTGCAACGAGTACATGGAGGCCCACTACGCCGCGTTCAAGATGCGTGGCGTCGCCGTCAACGTCAACTACCGCTACCTCGACGAAGAACTCTGGTACCTCCTCGACAACTCCGACGCCGAGGCGATCGTCTTCCACTCGTCGCTCGCCGACCGGGTGGCGAAGGTCGTCGGCCGTCTGCCGAAGCTCAAGCTCCTCGTCGTGGTCGACGACGGACCCGGTGCCGACGTGCCCGGAGCGCAGGCCTACGAGGACGTCGTGGCCGGCCACGAGCCGATGGAGCGCATCGAACGCAGCGAAGACGACATCTACATGCTCTACACCGGCGGCACGACCGGCATGCCCAAGGGCGTGATGTACGCGATCGGCGGCCTGTGCGAGGGCTTCATCATGCAGGGCTTCCCGATGGTCGGGCTCGAGCCACCAGCCGATGCGTCGGGCGTGGGCGAGCTCGTCAAGGGTGCGGCCGAGGCCGGCTCACGCATGGTCTCGATCCCGTGCGCCCCGCTCATGCACGGCACCGGGTGCTGGCTCGGCTGGTTCATCCCGATGTCGGCCGGCGGCAAGATCGTCACCACCACGAGCCGCAGTCTCGACCCACACGAGGTGCTCCAGACGATCGAAGACCACAAGGTCACGGCGCTCACCATCGTCGGTGACAGCTTCGCCAAGCCGCTCGTGCGGGCGATCGACGAAGGCAAGCCCGGCGGCGGCACCTACGACCTCTCGACCGCCGGCCTGTTCATGTCGTCGGGGGTCATGTGGACCACCGAGGTCAAGCAGCAGATGCTCGACCGGATCGAACACGCCGTGCTCGTCGACGCGATGGGCTCGTCCGAGGGTTCGATGGGCACCCAGATCATGATGAAGGGCATGCCGACCGAAACGGCGAAGTTCCAGCAGATGCCGACGACCAAGGTGTTCACCGACGACGACAAGGAGGTCGAGCCCGGATCCGACCAGGTCGGCATGGTGGCCGCCGGCGGCAACGTGCCCCTCGGCTACTACAAGGACGAGGAGAAGTCGGCCCGAACGTTCCGTGTCATCGACGGGGTTCGGTACTCGTTCCCCGGCGACCTCGCTCAGGTGGCCGCCGACGGCACGCTGATCCTGCTCGGTCGTGGCAGCCAGGTCATCAACACCGGCGGTGAGAAGGTGTTCCCCGAAGAGGTCGAAGAATCGGTCAAGCGGGTCGAGGGCATCCTCGACTGCCTCGTCGTCGGCATCGACGACGAGAAGTTCGGTCAGGCCGTCACTGCCGTGGCGTCGCGAGTCGACGGCTCCGACGTCGACGAAGCCACCGTGATCACCTCGGTCAAGAACGACCTCGCGGGCTACAAGGCCCCGAAGTCGGTCGTGTTCGTCGAGTCGGTGCCCCGCGCACCGAACGGCAAGGCCAACTACAAGGCCGCCAAGGCGCTCGCCGACGCATCGCGCTGA
- a CDS encoding SDR family NAD(P)-dependent oxidoreductase has product MSAIDKFDMTGRVAVVTGGSRGLGREMVLAFAEQGADVVIASRKIENCESVAREVEALGRQALPIAYHAGDWDDSDRLAEATYERFGRCDVLVNNAGMSPLYPSVDAISEALYDKVLGVNLKGPFRLSAVIGTRMQAAVQAGTQGSGSIIFVSSISSQRPSPQEVVYGAAKAGVNNLTYGLSRTLGPEVRVNCIVPGPFLTDISKAWNLDEFNESARKTLALGRGGEPDEIIGAALYLATDASSYTTGTLIDVNGGPR; this is encoded by the coding sequence ATGAGCGCAATCGACAAGTTCGACATGACCGGCCGCGTCGCCGTGGTGACCGGAGGGTCGCGTGGCCTCGGACGAGAGATGGTGCTCGCGTTCGCCGAGCAGGGTGCCGACGTCGTGATCGCCAGCCGCAAGATCGAGAACTGCGAATCGGTCGCACGCGAGGTCGAGGCGCTCGGTCGCCAGGCACTGCCCATCGCCTACCACGCTGGCGACTGGGACGACAGCGACCGACTCGCCGAGGCGACCTACGAACGTTTCGGGCGCTGCGACGTGCTCGTCAACAACGCCGGCATGTCGCCGCTGTACCCGAGCGTCGACGCGATCTCCGAAGCGCTCTACGACAAGGTGCTCGGCGTCAACCTGAAGGGGCCGTTCCGCTTGTCGGCGGTGATCGGCACCCGCATGCAGGCCGCCGTGCAGGCCGGCACGCAGGGCTCGGGGTCGATCATCTTCGTGTCGTCGATCTCGTCGCAACGCCCGAGTCCGCAGGAGGTGGTCTACGGAGCGGCCAAGGCCGGGGTCAACAACCTCACGTACGGTCTGTCGCGGACCCTCGGTCCCGAAGTGCGGGTCAACTGCATCGTTCCCGGCCCGTTCCTCACCGACATCTCCAAGGCCTGGAACCTCGACGAGTTCAACGAGTCGGCCCGCAAGACGCTCGCACTCGGGCGTGGTGGCGAACCCGACGAGATCATCGGCGCCGCGCTGTACCTCGCCACCGACGCTTCGAGCTACACGACCGGCACCCTCATCGACGTCAACGGCGGACCGCGCTGA
- a CDS encoding VOC family protein yields the protein MSDQAAAQRITPYITVDDGDAALRWYADSLHATETVRYVGDDGRLGHAQFVVSGATVMLSDAYPEMDVVAATSQQGSSHALHLEVDDCDALHELAVGNGATSLQPPADQPHGARQCTILDPFGHRWMLSQTVSAPSHAEIESAMDGFTVVEGG from the coding sequence ATGAGCGATCAGGCCGCAGCACAACGCATCACTCCCTACATCACCGTCGACGACGGCGACGCCGCACTTCGCTGGTACGCCGACAGCCTGCACGCGACCGAGACCGTCAGATACGTCGGCGACGACGGACGACTCGGTCACGCCCAGTTCGTGGTGTCGGGCGCCACCGTGATGCTCTCCGACGCCTACCCCGAGATGGACGTCGTGGCTGCCACGTCGCAGCAGGGCTCGTCGCACGCTCTCCACCTCGAGGTCGACGACTGCGACGCCCTGCACGAACTGGCCGTGGGCAACGGCGCCACATCGCTCCAGCCGCCGGCCGATCAGCCCCACGGTGCCCGACAGTGCACGATCCTCGATCCGTTCGGCCATCGGTGGATGCTGAGCCAGACGGTCAGCGCGCCGTCGCACGCCGAGATCGAGTCCGCGATGGACGGATTCACGGTCGTCGAAGGCGGCTGA
- a CDS encoding GNAT family N-acetyltransferase codes for MTVVIRRARVADLDQMATLAADAQADPDRFCAYLAADAGAIAADVAGVIGPNGGDWTDASWVALDDARNVIAWLVAEVDDDMDRVWWWGPIVADEQRLPPVLRDGTMDQLFAAANDVTGRYDEHELAIDDRSTMLRSFASRHGFVAEEASAMLRTPPLAATGQQHGDRATDEHQGGVVALAPHHHASVVALHDSAFPGTHTTGEKLVEDAPGRSVLVIDDAAASTTGAVAGYVAVERQSDGSLYIDYLAVANHLRGRGIGRRLVSEAVARGAAEGATHAHLTVRVGNVAARRLYASVGFVEESILLPLRRGFSVP; via the coding sequence ATGACCGTGGTGATTCGGCGGGCGCGAGTCGCCGACCTCGACCAGATGGCGACGCTCGCCGCCGACGCGCAGGCAGACCCCGATCGCTTCTGCGCCTACCTGGCCGCCGACGCCGGGGCCATCGCCGCCGACGTCGCCGGTGTCATCGGTCCGAATGGCGGTGACTGGACCGACGCCTCGTGGGTCGCGCTCGACGACGCCCGCAACGTCATCGCCTGGCTCGTGGCGGAAGTCGACGACGACATGGATCGCGTGTGGTGGTGGGGGCCGATCGTCGCCGACGAGCAGCGCCTGCCGCCGGTGTTGCGCGACGGCACGATGGACCAGCTGTTCGCCGCAGCGAACGACGTCACCGGCCGCTACGACGAGCACGAGCTCGCGATCGACGACCGCTCGACGATGCTGCGATCGTTCGCCAGCCGCCACGGCTTCGTCGCCGAAGAGGCATCGGCCATGCTGCGCACGCCGCCGCTCGCCGCGACCGGCCAGCAACACGGCGACCGGGCGACCGACGAGCACCAGGGCGGCGTCGTCGCGCTCGCGCCACACCACCACGCCTCGGTCGTGGCACTCCACGACTCTGCGTTCCCCGGCACCCACACGACCGGCGAGAAGCTGGTCGAAGACGCCCCTGGCCGCAGTGTCCTGGTGATCGACGACGCCGCCGCGTCCACGACTGGAGCGGTCGCCGGCTACGTCGCCGTCGAACGGCAGAGCGACGGCTCGCTCTACATCGACTACCTCGCCGTGGCGAACCACCTGCGCGGCCGCGGCATCGGGCGTCGCCTGGTGTCGGAAGCAGTCGCTCGCGGTGCCGCCGAGGGGGCCACGCACGCACACCTCACCGTGCGGGTCGGCAACGTCGCGGCTCGGCGCCTCTATGCGTCGGTCGGCTTCGTCGAAGAGAGCATTCTCCTCCCGCTCCGCCGTGGCTTCAGCGTCCCCTGA
- a CDS encoding right-handed parallel beta-helix repeat-containing protein — translation MTTHDTIPETATLDEPRPRRCVGTRSIIAVVLAMAVLITPLAFDEGSTAHAAARTWVVAPWGDNSASGSASDPLKTVGWAVARARSGDTVVLRGGVYNEQVQVYRKTLHIRSQPGERAVLDGAVAVDDWSPSGGDWYSSGWTQQFYREVSGGVVDGDNIVAGYPDQMFIDGRTLTQVLQRSDVRPGTFFHDTDADRLWIGDDPTGARVEASKLRFGFYFNRADGSTLTDVTVRRYATEARHMAAIRAYSDNLVFSGVTSELNARIGISAIGSGIVIRDSRFVDNGHLGVHGDRLTTFVVERTAVKGNNKAGFDTFHSAGGLKVTSSRGVTIRDSDVSRNNGPGIWTDLDTEYVTISRNLVERNGRAGIEIELSRSVNVLGNVTLDNGEAGIWVLESQDIQVLHNASYDSKNAIEVEEGPRRNVRNVRVFNNVLARAKGGSLALLAVNDWTEERSAAQMGVRTGYNAYWVPSTSETANLSRWGQWPSSPAYSQDLREHQQVTGQGVGSLVDTSGSNPFVRSTDTLDYRSPSTTAAGAAVAGSAAAELGVPSGSRPRIGPLSVVVRR, via the coding sequence ATGACGACACACGACACGATTCCCGAGACGGCGACGCTCGACGAACCGCGTCCCCGTCGCTGCGTCGGCACCCGCTCGATCATCGCCGTGGTGCTCGCGATGGCGGTGTTGATCACGCCCCTCGCGTTCGACGAAGGCTCGACGGCTCACGCTGCGGCACGAACCTGGGTGGTCGCCCCCTGGGGCGACAATTCGGCCTCGGGCTCTGCGTCCGACCCGTTGAAGACCGTCGGTTGGGCGGTCGCCCGTGCACGGAGCGGCGACACGGTCGTGCTGCGCGGCGGCGTCTACAACGAGCAGGTCCAGGTGTACCGCAAGACGTTGCACATCCGCTCGCAACCCGGCGAGCGAGCGGTGCTCGACGGTGCGGTCGCGGTCGACGACTGGTCGCCGAGCGGCGGCGACTGGTACAGCAGCGGTTGGACGCAGCAGTTCTACCGCGAGGTGTCGGGTGGGGTCGTCGACGGCGACAACATCGTCGCCGGCTACCCCGACCAGATGTTCATCGACGGCCGGACGCTCACGCAGGTGCTGCAACGCAGCGACGTGCGCCCCGGCACGTTCTTCCACGACACCGATGCCGATCGTCTCTGGATCGGTGACGACCCGACCGGCGCCCGCGTCGAGGCATCGAAGCTGCGCTTCGGCTTCTACTTCAACCGTGCCGACGGCTCGACGCTCACCGACGTCACCGTGCGCCGGTACGCCACCGAGGCTCGGCACATGGCGGCCATCCGTGCGTACTCCGACAACCTCGTGTTCTCGGGCGTCACGTCCGAACTCAACGCCCGTATCGGGATCTCGGCGATCGGCTCCGGCATCGTCATCCGTGACAGTCGCTTCGTCGACAACGGGCATCTCGGAGTGCACGGTGACCGCCTGACCACCTTCGTGGTCGAGCGCACCGCGGTGAAGGGCAACAACAAGGCGGGCTTCGACACCTTCCACTCGGCCGGTGGACTCAAGGTCACGTCGTCGCGGGGCGTGACCATCCGCGACAGCGACGTGTCGCGCAACAACGGGCCCGGCATCTGGACCGACCTCGACACCGAGTACGTCACGATCTCGCGCAACCTCGTCGAGCGCAACGGCCGCGCCGGCATCGAGATCGAGTTGTCGCGGAGCGTCAACGTGCTCGGCAACGTCACGCTCGACAACGGTGAAGCCGGCATCTGGGTGCTCGAGTCGCAAGACATCCAGGTGCTGCACAACGCCAGCTACGACAGCAAGAACGCCATCGAGGTCGAGGAAGGCCCGCGTCGCAACGTCCGCAACGTGCGCGTGTTCAACAACGTGCTCGCCCGGGCGAAGGGCGGTTCGCTCGCACTGCTCGCCGTCAACGACTGGACCGAGGAACGATCGGCGGCTCAGATGGGTGTGCGTACCGGGTACAACGCCTACTGGGTGCCGAGCACGTCGGAGACCGCCAATCTCAGCCGCTGGGGGCAGTGGCCGAGCAGCCCGGCGTATTCGCAAGACCTCCGCGAACATCAGCAGGTGACGGGCCAGGGCGTGGGTTCGCTGGTCGACACGTCCGGATCGAATCCGTTCGTGCGCTCGACCGACACCCTCGACTACCGGAGCCCCAGCACCACTGCGGCGGGAGCCGCGGTGGCGGGATCGGCGGCCGCCGAACTCGGTGTGCCGAGCGGATCTCGGCCCCGAATCGGGCCGCTCAGCGTCGTCGTTCGTCGCTGA
- a CDS encoding glycerol-3-phosphate acyltransferase, producing MLLMVVAYVLGTFPSAILIARANGIDIRTFGSGNPGASNVTRALGWKKGAWVYVLDALKAAVATGLALGYDGRPLAYWAGGAAIIGHMFPVFRGFRGGKGVAAGSGVLFVLQPIIAPFACALWWIVTRITGKAAVGSLVAVGLVPAGLALLDRPAWEYAALGAVCALILVKHWRNFGRLIRREEPSLSSVQKAA from the coding sequence ATGTTGTTGATGGTTGTCGCGTACGTGCTCGGCACGTTCCCGAGCGCGATCCTCATCGCGCGCGCCAACGGCATCGACATCCGAACGTTCGGCTCCGGGAACCCCGGGGCCTCCAACGTCACCCGAGCGCTCGGCTGGAAGAAGGGGGCGTGGGTGTACGTGCTCGATGCGCTCAAGGCCGCCGTCGCCACCGGGCTCGCGCTGGGGTACGACGGACGCCCACTCGCCTACTGGGCGGGCGGCGCAGCCATCATCGGCCACATGTTCCCGGTGTTTCGCGGGTTCCGCGGCGGCAAGGGTGTCGCTGCCGGTTCCGGTGTGCTCTTCGTCCTCCAGCCGATCATCGCCCCGTTCGCCTGCGCGCTGTGGTGGATCGTCACGCGCATCACCGGCAAGGCTGCCGTCGGATCGCTCGTCGCCGTCGGACTCGTACCAGCGGGCCTCGCGCTCCTCGACCGTCCCGCCTGGGAGTACGCCGCGCTCGGCGCCGTGTGCGCGCTGATCCTCGTCAAGCACTGGCGCAACTTCGGTCGACTGATCCGGCGCGAAGAACCGTCGCTCAGCAGCGTGCAGAAGGCGGCCTGA
- a CDS encoding dienelactone hydrolase family protein yields the protein MSTGVLADWATSDFTAAGITRDVYRKGSGPAVVVVHEVPGITPKVTAFANEVVDRGFTVVMPDLVGTPGKEPSNVYGLTSILKVCVAKEFTTMALNQTSPIISWLRALARNLHNEVGGPGVGAVGMCFSGGFALGMMVDDIMLAPVLSQPSSPFAIGKARSADLNLSPDDEAAVIARAQQGCQVLGLRFTGDKLVGDRFATLRDKLGDAFIAIELPSNKASDHSVLTEQRDDASVERVLDFFVEKLH from the coding sequence ATGAGTACCGGGGTCCTCGCTGACTGGGCCACGTCCGACTTCACGGCGGCTGGGATCACCCGGGACGTGTATCGCAAGGGGTCGGGGCCGGCGGTCGTCGTCGTCCACGAAGTCCCCGGCATCACTCCGAAGGTCACCGCGTTCGCGAACGAGGTGGTCGACCGCGGCTTCACGGTCGTGATGCCCGACCTCGTCGGCACCCCCGGCAAGGAACCGAGCAATGTCTACGGCCTCACCTCGATCCTGAAGGTGTGCGTGGCGAAGGAATTCACCACCATGGCGCTCAACCAGACCTCGCCGATCATCTCGTGGCTCCGAGCGCTCGCCCGCAATCTCCACAACGAGGTCGGTGGCCCCGGTGTGGGAGCGGTCGGCATGTGCTTCTCCGGCGGGTTCGCGCTCGGGATGATGGTCGACGACATCATGCTCGCTCCCGTCCTGTCGCAGCCGTCGTCGCCGTTCGCGATCGGCAAGGCGCGCAGCGCAGATCTCAACCTCTCACCCGACGACGAGGCCGCGGTCATCGCTCGCGCGCAGCAAGGATGCCAGGTGCTCGGACTGCGGTTCACCGGCGACAAGTTGGTCGGCGACCGGTTCGCCACACTCCGCGACAAGCTCGGCGACGCGTTCATCGCGATCGAACTGCCGAGCAACAAGGCGAGCGATCACTCGGTGCTCACCGAGCAGCGCGACGACGCCAGCGTCGAACGCGTCCTCGACTTCTTCGTCGAGAAGCTGCACTGA
- a CDS encoding right-handed parallel beta-helix repeat-containing protein, with amino-acid sequence MAASSRPWWRTIGALVATCLSVSVLVADASPSADAATVWHVSTRGSDSASGSSSSPLRSIGEAVDRASSGDAIEIRGGVYRESVQVYRKALDIRSAPGERAILDGSVPVSGWERGSLGWFVDGWTTQFHADFGAMVLPGYRTAGYPDQVFVGGEPLFQAAGGDAWGPGHFFHATGADRMWIADDPAGRTVDISNRSWGIYFNEAHGSSLTNVTVRRYATERRHIAAIRAYADDLTFDGVVAEDNAAIGISVIGDDVTIANGRASDNGYIGIHADSATDLVIDAMSVVGNNRAGFDPFHSAAGIKTTRSANVTVRHSDVSWNHGPGIWTDVSSAGAVIVGNLTESNHRSGIEVELTDGAAIAGNTALRNGEAGIWVLESQQVDVWNNAAFDNAWQIKVEEGPRRDVDRVTIRNNLLGSSRATGAALLDVNDWTENRSAAQMRVTADHNVYWRPSTSSTPVSRWGRWPSSLAVNTSLGAHRSNTGQGERSVAFAGDDLFPVRAAKCRDYRGVETLAAGAPLPPVIAGVVDLLAGLVPVPGPTAVAPRLRYDWPLDARVDPAPAGGLVGANGMRHAVRVGPVDVVPNCA; translated from the coding sequence GTGGCTGCTTCGTCGCGCCCGTGGTGGCGGACGATCGGCGCCCTCGTCGCCACCTGTCTCAGCGTGTCGGTGCTCGTCGCCGACGCGTCCCCCTCTGCCGACGCAGCGACCGTCTGGCACGTCTCGACCCGAGGCTCCGACAGCGCGTCGGGTTCGTCGTCGTCACCGCTGCGCTCGATCGGTGAGGCGGTCGACCGTGCGTCGTCGGGTGATGCGATCGAGATCCGCGGCGGTGTGTACCGAGAATCGGTGCAGGTCTACCGCAAGGCGCTCGACATCAGATCGGCCCCGGGAGAGCGAGCGATCCTCGACGGATCCGTCCCGGTCTCCGGTTGGGAGCGAGGCTCCCTCGGCTGGTTCGTCGACGGTTGGACCACGCAGTTCCACGCCGACTTCGGTGCGATGGTGCTTCCGGGCTATCGCACCGCCGGCTACCCCGACCAGGTGTTCGTCGGTGGCGAGCCACTGTTCCAGGCGGCCGGCGGCGACGCGTGGGGCCCGGGGCACTTCTTCCACGCGACCGGAGCCGATCGCATGTGGATCGCCGACGATCCGGCCGGCCGGACCGTCGACATCTCCAATCGGTCGTGGGGGATCTACTTCAACGAGGCGCACGGCTCGAGCCTGACGAACGTGACCGTGCGCCGCTACGCGACCGAACGTCGTCACATCGCGGCCATCCGCGCGTATGCCGACGACCTCACGTTCGACGGGGTCGTGGCCGAAGACAACGCGGCGATCGGTATCTCGGTCATCGGCGACGACGTCACGATCGCCAACGGTCGTGCGAGCGACAACGGCTACATCGGCATCCACGCCGACAGCGCGACCGACCTCGTGATCGACGCCATGTCGGTCGTCGGCAACAACCGCGCCGGTTTCGACCCCTTCCATTCGGCGGCGGGCATCAAGACCACCCGGTCGGCGAACGTCACCGTGCGACACAGTGACGTGTCGTGGAACCACGGCCCGGGCATCTGGACCGACGTCTCGAGCGCCGGCGCCGTCATCGTCGGCAACCTGACGGAGAGCAACCACCGATCGGGCATCGAAGTCGAACTCACCGACGGCGCGGCCATCGCCGGGAACACGGCACTGCGGAACGGCGAAGCCGGTATCTGGGTGCTGGAGTCACAACAGGTCGACGTGTGGAACAACGCGGCATTCGACAACGCGTGGCAGATCAAGGTCGAGGAGGGCCCCCGGCGCGACGTCGACAGGGTCACGATTCGCAACAACCTCCTCGGGTCGTCCAGAGCAACCGGTGCGGCGCTCCTCGACGTCAACGACTGGACCGAGAACCGCTCGGCAGCCCAGATGAGGGTGACCGCCGACCACAACGTCTACTGGCGGCCGAGCACGTCGTCGACGCCGGTGTCACGCTGGGGTCGTTGGCCGTCGTCGCTCGCCGTCAACACCAGCCTCGGCGCGCACCGCTCGAACACCGGACAGGGCGAGCGCTCGGTCGCCTTCGCCGGCGACGATTTGTTCCCCGTCCGCGCCGCCAAGTGTCGTGACTATCGCGGCGTGGAGACGCTCGCTGCGGGCGCCCCGTTGCCACCGGTGATCGCCGGCGTCGTCGACCTGCTGGCCGGTCTGGTCCCGGTTCCGGGTCCGACGGCGGTCGCGCCCCGACTGCGGTACGACTGGCCGCTCGACGCTCGCGTCGATCCCGCTCCAGCGGGAGGTCTCGTCGGCGCCAACGGGATGCGCCACGCCGTGCGCGTCGGCCCGGTCGACGTCGTCCCCAACTGCGCCTGA
- a CDS encoding phosphotransferase family protein, translating to MNEAVVGINIENVTKWLDEHVDELDGPYDFKIITGGRSNLTFHVTDSKGVQFVLRRPPTGNVLASAHDMVREHRIIAAVGQTDVPVPRTLGVCEDDTVNDAPFYVMSYVEGTVLDEVEKALDMTLDQRRAAGEHLIDVLADLHAVDIDEIGLGNLAKREGYVERQVKRWTMQWEKSKTRELPAVDEIARRLAENLPAQQSVTIAHGDYRFGNCLVDKQAAKVVGVLDWELCTLGDPLADVGYLGVYWSDPGEEQMRANDPTGIEGFPKYAELLERYANRTRLDLSNIGYYVAFSSWRLAVISEGVYSRFIHGAMGDQEIEPEILENFRVGVERLAESSLEALKGI from the coding sequence GTGAACGAAGCTGTGGTCGGAATCAACATCGAGAACGTCACGAAGTGGCTCGACGAACACGTCGACGAGCTCGACGGTCCGTATGACTTCAAGATCATCACCGGTGGTCGATCGAACCTGACGTTCCACGTCACCGACTCGAAGGGCGTGCAGTTCGTGCTGCGCCGTCCGCCGACCGGCAACGTGCTGGCGTCGGCGCACGACATGGTTCGAGAACATCGGATCATCGCTGCGGTCGGCCAGACCGACGTCCCGGTGCCACGCACGCTCGGCGTGTGCGAGGACGACACGGTCAACGACGCCCCCTTCTACGTGATGAGCTACGTCGAGGGCACCGTGCTCGACGAGGTCGAGAAGGCCCTCGACATGACCCTCGACCAGCGTCGGGCAGCCGGTGAGCACCTCATCGACGTGCTCGCCGACCTGCACGCCGTCGACATCGACGAGATCGGGCTCGGCAACCTCGCCAAACGCGAGGGATACGTCGAACGTCAGGTCAAGCGCTGGACGATGCAGTGGGAGAAGTCGAAGACACGCGAACTTCCGGCGGTCGACGAGATCGCTCGCCGCCTCGCCGAGAACCTTCCCGCACAGCAGAGTGTCACCATCGCGCACGGCGACTACCGCTTCGGCAACTGTCTCGTCGACAAACAGGCTGCCAAGGTCGTCGGCGTCCTCGACTGGGAACTCTGCACGCTCGGCGATCCGCTCGCCGACGTCGGATACCTCGGCGTCTACTGGTCGGATCCCGGTGAAGAGCAGATGCGGGCGAACGACCCGACGGGCATCGAAGGATTCCCGAAGTACGCCGAGCTGCTCGAGCGCTACGCGAACCGCACCCGACTCGACCTGTCGAACATCGGTTACTACGTCGCGTTCTCGTCGTGGCGGCTCGCCGTCATCTCCGAAGGCGTCTACTCTCGCTTCATCCACGGAGCGATGGGTGACCAGGAGATCGAGCCCGAGATCCTCGAGAACTTCCGCGTCGGGGTCGAACGACTCGCCGAATCCTCGCTCGAGGCACTGAAGGGAATCTGA